GTGTGAAGGGGAAATGATGATTTTATTTTTATCAACTAGTTTTTAGCTTCTATTATTGTTTTTCCATTCATGTATGGAACTAGTACATCTGGTATACGTACGCTTCCATCTTCTTGTTGATAGTTTTCAAGGATGCAGCATATTGTTCTTTCTGTTGCTATTGCTGTACTATTTAGTGTGTGAAGTATTTGTGCATCTCCTGATCCTGCTTTTCCATATCTTGTGTTTATTTTTCGTGCTTGATAATCTGTACAATTAGTACATGATACTAATTCCCGGTATGTTTCAGATCCTGGGAACCATGCTTCAAGATCATATTTGATTGCTGCATTATCATTTAGTGCTGATGATACAATTGCAACTATCTGGTATGGTAAGTTTAGTTTCTGGTATATTCCTTCAGTTACACTTAATAGTCTTTGATGTTCATCAGATGATTGATCAGGTGTTGTGTAGATAAATTGTTCTATTTTTTCAAATTGATGTACACGGAATATTCCTAGTGTATCTTTTCCATGTGATCCTGCTTCTTTTCTAAAACATGTTGAAAGAGCTGCATATCTTAGTGGTAGTTGTTCATCATCTATTATTTCATTACGGTGTAATGCTGCAAGTGTTTGTTCTGCTGTTGCTATTAGGTATAAGTCCTCATTTTCTACTTTATATAGTGTTTCTTCAAATTCTGAGAGTTCTGATGTTTCTGCTGCTACTTCACTTTTTATGAAAAATGGTGTTTGCATTGGTGTGTATCCATTTTCTTTTAGTTCACTTATTGCAAATTGTATTAATGCAAGGTTTAATGCTAAAATATCTTCTTTTAGGTAGTAGAATCTGGATCCTGCTATTTCTGATGCTGTTTGTAGATCTGCTCCATCAATTTTTTCAATAAGATCTACATGATTTAATGCATCAAATTCGAAGTCTGGTTTTTCACCATAGGTTTTTATGATTTGATTGTCATCTTCTGTATCTGATATTGGCACTTTTTCATCTATGATGTTTCCAACTTTGTATCTGTATTCATCTCGGATTTTTTCATATTCCTCAATTTTTGGTTCTAGTTGTTTGATTTCTTCTGCTACTTGTTTTGATTGTGCTATGACATCTTGTATGTTTCCATCTTTTTTTGCTTGTTTAAATGATTTAGATAGCTTATTTTTTTCAGATCTTAGGTCATTTAATCTTTTTAGTCCTTCACGCCATAGATTATCATATTCTATTACTTTTTCTACGTTATCAGTTTCTCTGAATCTTTTTTGTTCAGATTCTATTACTTTTTCTGGTGTTTCTCTAAATACTTTTATATCTAGCAAAGATATTCAACTCCTATTTTCTATATTTTTAATTAAAAGAAAATATAATATTTTTTTTTTACTAATTATATAGTGCATTTAATCTAAAAATCTTAGTTATATTTATTTTATAAGTAGATTAAAAGAAAAATGGTTGGGTGGGGAGAGTTTATTTTATTTTATTTTTTCATAATATCCTTAGGGATTTATATTTCATCAGCATCTAATTCTTCAAAGTCATCTTCTGTTAGTTCTTCGAAGGTATCTTCTTCTTTTGTAACTTCAAGTTCTGTATCAGCATATACATCTGTTTTTGCAAGTTTGTCAAATAGTCTTGATGGGTAGTTTAGGATTTTTCCGATTAACACATCAAAGATTAGTGGTATCCAGTATATTTTAGTTAAGTTTCTGATGAATGCTTTTTTATAGCTCATATATCCTTCTATATCTGATACATATAGGTGCATTACTTTTTTTCCAATTGTTTTATTTGTTTTTGCTTCAAAGATTGTGAAGTATGCCATTGTTATGATAACAAGTACTATTGATGAATATGTATTTGCTGGTAGTTTAAGTAGTACTAGTATCATGAATATGATATTATCAACTAATGCTGTTAGAAGTGTTACTATTATGAAATCTATTATTAATGCTTTTGTTCTTAATAT
The sequence above is drawn from the Methanosphaera cuniculi genome and encodes:
- a CDS encoding RDD family protein codes for the protein MEHFILRTKALIIDFIIVTLLTALVDNIIFMILVLLKLPANTYSSIVLVIITMAYFTIFEAKTNKTIGKKVMHLYVSDIEGYMSYKKAFIRNLTKIYWIPLIFDVLIGKILNYPSRLFDKLAKTDVYADTELEVTKEEDTFEELTEDDFEELDADEI
- the serS gene encoding serine--tRNA ligase; this translates as MLDIKVFRETPEKVIESEQKRFRETDNVEKVIEYDNLWREGLKRLNDLRSEKNKLSKSFKQAKKDGNIQDVIAQSKQVAEEIKQLEPKIEEYEKIRDEYRYKVGNIIDEKVPISDTEDDNQIIKTYGEKPDFEFDALNHVDLIEKIDGADLQTASEIAGSRFYYLKEDILALNLALIQFAISELKENGYTPMQTPFFIKSEVAAETSELSEFEETLYKVENEDLYLIATAEQTLAALHRNEIIDDEQLPLRYAALSTCFRKEAGSHGKDTLGIFRVHQFEKIEQFIYTTPDQSSDEHQRLLSVTEGIYQKLNLPYQIVAIVSSALNDNAAIKYDLEAWFPGSETYRELVSCTNCTDYQARKINTRYGKAGSGDAQILHTLNSTAIATERTICCILENYQQEDGSVRIPDVLVPYMNGKTIIEAKN